In Bacteriovorax sp. Seq25_V, the genomic window TCTTGAGATGCCTTAATCTCATTGATCATTGCAATTACCTCTTCTTCACTTAGTTGCTTTGGAAGAAACTCCTCCATCACTATTACTTCTTCTTGAAGCTCAAGTGCTTGTGGTGATCCAGCCGGGTATAGTGAAATAGAATCCTTTATTTTCTTGGCATGTGAAATAACAATATCCATTTCTGGTACAGGCTTCTTTGCCGTATCATTTTCAATGAATAATTTTTTAAGATAACGAAGAACATTCAGTCTAATTTTATCCTTTGCCTTCATTGCTGTTATAATTTCTTTACTTACGCGATCTTTTAATTCAGACATAAATACTCACTTTTTTATTTGTTATAGACTAACTCAATACTTGGTTTTTCTCCATCAAAAATAACTTTTCCAATTTTTGTTACTTTTCTTTTTCCGTTTTCTAATTTCTCTTGGAAAACAATATAATCAAATGCAGTGGAGATTGAATACCTAATATCGTCCAGTGTTTTAGCATTGTAATCATTCAGTGCAAAAATTTCAATTCTTCTTAGGGCATCAAAGATATTGTCCGCACCAATTAGAGAGACAGAGCTATGTCCCTCATTGATAAGATTTATATAATCCACGACTTCTGATCCATGAATATCGTCTAGAACAATATAGTCAGCTCTCATTCTTCTTACAGCTTCGATTAGTTTTCTGACTCCCTTTGAATTTGAAGATTCTGCAATTAGGCGAGCAGTCATTTTTCTGTCGATAATGAGATTTCTAATTTTTTCGATTGTTATGACACGATTTGGCAGAGGGATAGAGTTTACGACAAGATTTAAAAGTGTTGTCTTTCCTGAACCGACAGGTCCTGCAATAATGATATTCTTATTTTCCTTTAGAAGTCCTTCTATAACATTTTTTCCTTCTTCATCTATTGCTCCATGTTTTAAATAATCCTCCCAGCCGAAAGTTTTTTGTGGAAGTTTCATGAAGTTAAGAATTGGACCAGTTTTATTAATTGTGCTTAAGATGATATTAACACTACGATAATCATCAAAGCTCAAATTGAGCGTTTCAGTTTCTTCTGTGATTTTGACTTGGAAATAATTAATAAGTGATAGAGTGAAATTTTCTAATTCTTCTCTATTTGAAAAAATATCTTTTAACTCAACAATCTTGCTATTTTCTGTGTAGTAGATATCCTTGTACGAATCGATAAATATCTCATCAACATTTGGATCGTTAAAGATAGAATATAATTTCCCAAGAACTTTTTCTAAGTTTGTATCTTTCATTTTGTTTCTCCCGTTATTGCTATTCTTTATGATCGTCTTTTTTTGGATCGAAGGATACTAGGGGTTCTCCTAGGATGATTATAACCATCTGTTTTTTAATGCATTTGCGAGACATTCTGTTCTATTTGTACTCTCTGTTTTCTTAAAAAGACTTGTGAGATGATATTCAATTGTTTTAGGAGATATTCTCATCGCACTAGCAATTTCCTTATTTGTAAAACCACCAGCTACATAGGAGAGAACTTCTTGCTCTTTGGGAGTGAGCGGTGACGATGTCGACACAGATATTTCATTACAAAGACTTGCTAGCTCATTGATTTTTGAACCCAAGTCATAAATGGCGGCGCGAAGATTTTGAATACTTGCAGACTCAATTCGCATGTAAGAATTTACATCCTTTTGCAGACTTTCTATCATGTCTTTGATTATCATATCAGTTTCCATATATATAATAATAACTAAATATCTGAAAATAAGTAGGATAAAAAATATTTACCTAATAAAAATATGATTTGGCTTACAGATTAATTACTGATAATTTTCAAAAAAAAATCAGGAGCCACGTAATGAAAAAATTATCTCTAATTATGATTTCGCTATTTTCTCTCAACATATCTGCACTTGATTGTTCTAAGTATGAAGCTCAAATTTTTGGTACAGTTCTTGAGTCAGCGACTACAGTTGATAATAGAGAGTTTAACTGTCAGTACAAGGTTGAGGTAGAAGAGCTTTTTCCTCACGTTTTCTGCTCTCTTGATTCATTTGAGATCGAAAATAATCTTGTTTTTGATTACTCGTTAAGTGGAAAGTGTCTTAAAGCTGGAGAGTCATTCTCTGGTTACATTGTAAAAGATGGATTAGGAATTATTTTTCTCGATTGATTAAACTGTAAGGCCCTACAGTTTAGTAATATGTTTTACTATTTCTTGTAAGGCCTTCGAGTTTTTGTTTTCAACTCGATAAATTAAACATAGCTCATCTTTAAAAACTGGCGCGTTTTTAACTTTTTCTAATTGACCACTACAAACTTCTTCTGTTACCAAACTCGGTAAAATCGCATAACCACAGCCTTCGAGGCAGAGCTTTGTCGCAGTTTCTAAGCTAGACGTATAAAGACGTTTATAATCGATATACTCTGTTTTTCTAAGCTTTGACATAATTGTTTGAGACTGCATTAAGTCTGGATCAGAAATTAAAATTTTATTTATTTTACTCTCAGGCATACCTTTGGATTTAAACAGTGTAACATTGTCATTTTTTAATTTTCTAATGATTAAATCAGGATGTTTAATCGGATTGATCACAATTCCTATATCAATATTATAGCTAATAACTTCATCTGTGATGATACGTGAGAGAGCGTGTTCGATCTTAAGATCCAGATGTGGACTATTTCTTAATAAGTTTGGAAGGATGTAAGGCAATGTGTAAAGTGAAACAGATGGATGGCATCCGATTGTATACTGACCCCTTATCTCATCATTTTCTTGATTAATAGATTTTTTTAAATTTTCCCACTGCTCAATTAGTTGTCTCGATTCCTTTAAGAAGAGCTTGCCGGCTCGTGTCAGTTGAACCCCACTTTTTGAACGAATCAAAAGCTCATGGCCAAGAGTTTGTTCTAGTTTTTTAATTGATTGAGTAAGTGTAGGTTGAGTGATCCCAAGTCTTGTTGCTGCTTTCGAGATATTCTCTGTTGCCGCTACTTCCAAAAAATAAATGATTTCATTGTGACTTGCTAACATAAAAAAAACCTATGATTAGTATTAGTTTATATAATTATATTTTATAAATGAATTTTTGTAACTTGTTTTCACCAGAAAAGGAGAGGGTTATGAAAAAAAGTATGTTATTTTTTAGTTTGTTTTTAAGTTTTCAAGCATCTTCATCAGAGAGATTTTCTCGGATATTGTTAGATGAAACACATCAATCTGCCGTTACGTTAAATACAGAAACTGTTCGCTGTTCTGCTGTGGGATATGGTTTTCCCGAACTGAAGGTTACTTTAGAATCTTTGAAGTGGGCAACAATCTTTGATCATTCTAATCAAGATGGACTAGGCCCTTGTATCACTGCGGGAACAATGCTCTGTGAAGATTTTACTGTCCCAGATGTATTAATTGATTCTCAAAATGAAACTGAAAATATTGCAGTAAGAGTTACTCTAACAGAAAGCTTTACAATCAGTGATCAGAAGTGTTTTAGGTCATTAGATGAGGATGTTACTACAACAATAAGAGGTATCCCATTCACTCATAGAAGATCAGCATTTTTAGGAGAACTTAATGTAGATGAATGTAAATCACTTATTAAGTAAAAAAGGAGACAGGCCTAGGCCTGTCCTCTTAACATGAATTCCCAATATAGTACCGGAAGTAAATATCTCTTAATAAGCCACATTGAGTAACGTTCTTTTGCAGGATTAAATGGAAAACTTGGAAGAAGAACATTGTCATATCCAAATTCGGCCATGATTACTTTTCCTTCATCAGTTACGAGTGGACATGAGCTATATCCATTATACTCTTTTGGCATCTTTATTTCACCATCGGCCATCAAGGATAGAAGGTTAGATACCACTACTGGAGCTTGCTTTCTAACCGCAGCTCCTGTCTTTGCTGTTGGTAGACCTGCTACATCTCCAAGAGAAAAAATATTTTTATATTTCTTGTGTTGAAGCGTGTGAAT contains:
- a CDS encoding helix-turn-helix transcriptional regulator; amino-acid sequence: MIIKDMIESLQKDVNSYMRIESASIQNLRAAIYDLGSKINELASLCNEISVSTSSPLTPKEQEVLSYVAGGFTNKEIASAMRISPKTIEYHLTSLFKKTESTNRTECLANALKNRWL
- a CDS encoding GatB/YqeY domain-containing protein yields the protein MSELKDRVSKEIITAMKAKDKIRLNVLRYLKKLFIENDTAKKPVPEMDIVISHAKKIKDSISLYPAGSPQALELQEEVIVMEEFLPKQLSEEEVIAMINEIKASQEKPNMGSVMKELSARTKGQFDGKKATELVKANL
- a CDS encoding ATPase, T2SS/T4P/T4SS family codes for the protein MKDTNLEKVLGKLYSIFNDPNVDEIFIDSYKDIYYTENSKIVELKDIFSNREELENFTLSLINYFQVKITEETETLNLSFDDYRSVNIILSTINKTGPILNFMKLPQKTFGWEDYLKHGAIDEEGKNVIEGLLKENKNIIIAGPVGSGKTTLLNLVVNSIPLPNRVITIEKIRNLIIDRKMTARLIAESSNSKGVRKLIEAVRRMRADYIVLDDIHGSEVVDYINLINEGHSSVSLIGADNIFDALRRIEIFALNDYNAKTLDDIRYSISTAFDYIVFQEKLENGKRKVTKIGKVIFDGEKPSIELVYNK
- a CDS encoding LysR family transcriptional regulator; amino-acid sequence: MLASHNEIIYFLEVAATENISKAATRLGITQPTLTQSIKKLEQTLGHELLIRSKSGVQLTRAGKLFLKESRQLIEQWENLKKSINQENDEIRGQYTIGCHPSVSLYTLPYILPNLLRNSPHLDLKIEHALSRIITDEVISYNIDIGIVINPIKHPDLIIRKLKNDNVTLFKSKGMPESKINKILISDPDLMQSQTIMSKLRKTEYIDYKRLYTSSLETATKLCLEGCGYAILPSLVTEEVCSGQLEKVKNAPVFKDELCLIYRVENKNSKALQEIVKHITKL